A single genomic interval of Bradyrhizobium japonicum USDA 6 harbors:
- a CDS encoding SDR family NAD(P)-dependent oxidoreductase, whose amino-acid sequence MTKKLSGKVALVTGGSRGIGAASARALADEGADVAISYVASPEKAEAVVAELKARGVKARAFKADQASAKDVTELVNDVAREFGHLDILVNNAGVAAGGATDDANADTGALERQDQVNVHGVIAAIRAASQLMGEGGRIVTVGSMLADRASFPGLADYVATKAAVVGYTKGAARDLGPRGITVNVVQPGSINTDMNPDDDRDFAEAQRKQHALQRFGRPEEVAAGVVFLASPEASFVTGTVLNVDGGFGA is encoded by the coding sequence ATGACCAAGAAGCTCTCAGGCAAGGTTGCCCTCGTCACCGGCGGCTCGCGCGGCATCGGCGCGGCCTCGGCCCGCGCTCTCGCCGATGAAGGCGCGGATGTCGCCATCAGCTATGTCGCCTCGCCCGAAAAGGCCGAGGCGGTCGTCGCCGAGCTGAAGGCCCGCGGCGTCAAGGCCCGCGCTTTCAAGGCCGACCAGGCCTCGGCCAAGGACGTGACAGAGCTCGTCAATGACGTCGCCAGGGAATTCGGCCATCTCGACATTCTCGTCAACAATGCCGGCGTTGCCGCCGGTGGTGCGACCGACGATGCCAATGCCGACACTGGTGCGCTGGAACGGCAGGATCAGGTCAACGTGCACGGCGTGATCGCGGCGATCCGCGCTGCCTCGCAATTGATGGGCGAAGGCGGTCGCATCGTCACCGTCGGCTCCATGCTCGCCGACCGCGCCTCGTTCCCGGGCCTTGCCGACTACGTCGCCACCAAGGCGGCCGTCGTCGGTTACACCAAGGGCGCGGCCCGCGACCTCGGCCCGCGCGGCATCACCGTGAACGTGGTGCAGCCCGGCTCGATCAACACCGACATGAATCCGGATGACGATCGCGACTTCGCGGAGGCCCAGCGCAAGCAGCACGCGCTGCAGCGCTTCGGCCGTCCCGAGGAAGTCGCTGCCGGCGTCGTGTTCCTCGCAAGCCCGGAAGCCTCCTTCGTCACTGGCACCGTGCTCAACGTCGACGGCGGGTTCGGCGCCTGA
- a CDS encoding adenylate/guanylate cyclase domain-containing protein, protein MADDKVKRRLTTVLCADVQGYSRLMGADETGTLETLRRHRAAFAGLVERHDGRIVNTWGDAVIAEFASVVEAVQCAVEIQQEISNQDSDAPHAHPMRFRIGINLGDVMVDGSDIYGDGVNIASRLQELAEPGGVVISSSVYDQVHNKLSVGFDCLGQRPMKNVAPMTSYRVAMSGQSAGRRSFPVDDSVNPQGRAVAESETGARWIDSRHEPSNWMGFVSDWLAKLPRPVAAALTVSGFLILINVFTGMHKIWFHWPVAAILFGALLRTALRQRPEPNSKRERQTSRE, encoded by the coding sequence ATGGCCGACGACAAGGTGAAACGACGATTGACCACCGTCCTGTGCGCTGACGTGCAGGGCTATTCTCGCCTCATGGGAGCAGACGAGACCGGAACGTTGGAGACGCTGCGCCGCCACCGCGCTGCCTTTGCGGGACTGGTGGAGCGCCATGACGGCCGGATCGTGAATACCTGGGGCGATGCCGTGATCGCCGAGTTCGCCAGCGTCGTCGAGGCCGTGCAATGCGCGGTCGAAATTCAGCAGGAAATTTCCAACCAGGATTCGGACGCACCGCACGCCCACCCGATGCGGTTTCGCATCGGCATCAACCTCGGCGACGTGATGGTGGACGGGTCCGACATCTATGGCGACGGGGTCAATATCGCGTCGCGGCTGCAAGAGCTCGCCGAACCCGGCGGCGTCGTGATCTCAAGTTCCGTCTACGATCAGGTCCACAACAAATTGTCCGTTGGCTTCGACTGTCTCGGCCAGCGACCAATGAAGAACGTTGCTCCCATGACCAGCTATCGCGTGGCCATGAGCGGCCAAAGCGCTGGGCGACGGAGCTTCCCGGTTGACGACAGCGTCAATCCCCAGGGGCGAGCAGTTGCAGAATCGGAAACTGGCGCTCGATGGATTGACAGCAGGCACGAGCCATCCAATTGGATGGGCTTCGTCTCGGATTGGCTGGCGAAGCTGCCCCGCCCGGTTGCAGCGGCCCTCACGGTTTCGGGCTTTCTGATTCTGATCAACGTTTTCACCGGCATGCACAAGATCTGGTTCCATTGGCCGGTCGCAGCAATACTCTTCGGTGCCCTCTTGCGGACAGCGCTCCGGCAACGACCCGAGCCGAACAGCAAGCGGGAGCGCCAAACGAGTCGGGAGTGA
- a CDS encoding RBBP9/YdeN family alpha/beta hydrolase, with the protein MHDIITLPGLGGSAETHWQTLWERNDTRFTRFQPASWDRPELADWEQSLEQAVGRCAKPPVLVAHSLACLLVAHWATRFPSTIAGAFLVAVPDPDGANFPAEAAAFKPVPDRTLRFPSLIIASTDDPFGGLDKTQQRARAWKSGLIVLGALGHINASSGLGDWPQGRALLDTFSAGLSR; encoded by the coding sequence ATGCACGACATCATCACCTTGCCCGGCCTCGGCGGCTCCGCAGAAACTCATTGGCAGACACTCTGGGAGCGCAACGATACACGTTTCACGCGGTTTCAGCCGGCGAGCTGGGACCGGCCGGAGCTCGCCGATTGGGAGCAATCCCTGGAGCAGGCGGTCGGGCGCTGCGCGAAGCCGCCGGTGCTGGTCGCACACAGCCTCGCTTGCCTGCTGGTGGCGCACTGGGCCACGCGCTTCCCATCCACGATCGCGGGTGCTTTTCTGGTCGCGGTGCCCGATCCCGATGGCGCCAATTTTCCCGCCGAGGCGGCTGCGTTCAAGCCGGTGCCGGACCGCACGCTGCGCTTCCCCTCGCTCATCATCGCCAGCACCGACGATCCCTTTGGCGGGCTCGATAAGACACAGCAGCGAGCGCGTGCCTGGAAGTCCGGTCTGATCGTGCTGGGCGCCCTTGGCCACATCAATGCGTCGAGCGGGCTCGGCGACTGGCCGCAGGGTCGCGCGCTGCTGGACACCTTCAGTGCCGGCCTTTCGAGATGA
- a CDS encoding family 16 glycoside hydrolase → MAETVNFDNAATGAAPEGWTLTMTGRGQPKWTVEAEPTAPSKPNVLKQSGQATFPVALRNGTSIQDGFIEVKFKAIAGSEDRAAGLVWRAKDADNYYVVRANALEDNVVLYKTIKGVRRVLDIIGRKGGYGVKVAVPSGQWHTLRCEFAGARFKVTYDGKPMFEVEDASIRDAGMIGLWTKADSVTVFDDLTYGALN, encoded by the coding sequence ATGGCAGAAACCGTAAATTTTGACAACGCAGCAACTGGCGCAGCGCCCGAAGGCTGGACGCTGACGATGACGGGTCGTGGCCAGCCCAAATGGACGGTCGAGGCGGAGCCCACGGCGCCAAGCAAGCCGAACGTCCTGAAACAATCCGGCCAGGCGACGTTTCCGGTGGCGCTCAGGAACGGCACCAGCATCCAGGATGGGTTCATCGAGGTGAAGTTCAAGGCGATCGCGGGCTCCGAGGATCGTGCGGCCGGTCTTGTCTGGCGCGCAAAGGATGCCGACAACTACTATGTCGTGCGGGCCAACGCGCTTGAAGACAATGTCGTGCTCTACAAGACGATCAAGGGTGTTCGCCGCGTGCTCGATATCATCGGCCGGAAAGGCGGCTACGGCGTCAAGGTCGCGGTGCCATCAGGTCAATGGCATACGCTGCGTTGCGAATTCGCGGGAGCGCGATTCAAGGTGACGTATGACGGAAAGCCGATGTTCGAGGTCGAGGACGCATCGATCAGGGACGCCGGCATGATCGGCTTGTGGACCAAGGCCGACAGTGTCACCGTGTTCGACGACCTGACATATGGCGCATTGAACTAG
- a CDS encoding LysR family transcriptional regulator gives MAKLPDFEALAIFAKVVELRSFAGVASELAMSKATVSKAVTRLEERLGARLFNRTSRRLALTDAGHKLAERATRLLVDGEAAENEALAQSVAPRGLVRLAVPMTFGIKAVAPLLPEFFETYPEVSVDLHLSDATIDLIGEGFDMAVRIARLPDSSLIARRLFTMPRFTVAAPSYLKKHGRPTHPMHLAEHKCFSYAYLSTPNVWNYTNSAGEQASVRPGGQLRVNNGEAVMPALIAGLGIAELPEFIVGEAISSGEVEVILKDWKQAEGGVHLVTPPGGPRPARVEALGDFLAAKLPGTCKRRPRGKVKGA, from the coding sequence ATGGCAAAACTCCCCGATTTCGAGGCGCTCGCGATTTTCGCAAAAGTCGTGGAATTACGGTCGTTTGCAGGGGTCGCGAGCGAGCTCGCGATGTCCAAGGCAACGGTGTCGAAGGCGGTCACGCGGCTGGAGGAACGGCTCGGTGCCCGGCTGTTCAACCGCACCTCGCGGCGGCTGGCGCTGACCGACGCCGGGCACAAGCTCGCCGAACGCGCCACGCGCCTCCTCGTCGACGGCGAGGCGGCCGAGAACGAGGCGCTGGCGCAATCGGTGGCGCCGCGCGGCCTGGTTCGGCTCGCCGTGCCCATGACCTTCGGGATCAAGGCGGTGGCGCCGCTGCTGCCAGAGTTCTTCGAAACCTATCCGGAGGTCTCGGTCGATCTGCATCTGAGCGATGCGACCATCGATCTGATCGGCGAGGGTTTTGACATGGCGGTGCGGATCGCGCGGCTGCCGGACTCTTCGCTGATCGCGCGGCGGCTCTTCACCATGCCGCGCTTCACGGTGGCCGCGCCGTCCTACCTCAAGAAACATGGCCGGCCGACGCATCCGATGCATCTCGCCGAACACAAATGCTTCAGTTACGCCTATCTCTCGACGCCCAATGTCTGGAACTACACCAATTCGGCAGGCGAGCAGGCCAGCGTCCGTCCGGGCGGACAGCTTCGCGTCAACAACGGAGAGGCGGTGATGCCGGCGCTGATCGCCGGCCTCGGCATCGCCGAACTGCCCGAGTTCATCGTCGGCGAGGCGATTTCGTCCGGCGAGGTCGAGGTGATCCTGAAAGACTGGAAGCAGGCCGAAGGCGGCGTGCATCTGGTGACGCCACCCGGCGGCCCGCGCCCCGCGCGCGTCGAGGCGCTCGGCGATTTTCTCGCGGCGAAACTGCCGGGCACGTGCAAGCGGCGGCCGCGCGGGAAGGTGAAGGGGGCGTAG
- a CDS encoding pirin family protein — protein sequence MIELRPFAKLGGADHGWLKAKHHFSFAGHYDPNNMGHGALRVWNDDEIAPNTGFPAHPHANMEIITYVREGAITHQDSLGNEGRTEAGDVQVMSAGSGIRHSEYNLEPTDTRIFQIWIEPTARGGQPTWGSKPFPKANRSGQLVTIASGFEADKDALPIRADARVLATTLKAGESAEYEPQKSRHVYLVPAAGSVEVNGVRVNARDGVAIRDEDRVKITALEDSELVLVDAA from the coding sequence ATGATCGAACTCAGACCTTTCGCAAAGCTCGGCGGCGCCGATCACGGCTGGCTCAAGGCCAAGCACCATTTCTCCTTCGCTGGCCACTACGATCCAAACAACATGGGTCACGGCGCCTTGCGGGTGTGGAACGACGACGAGATCGCGCCGAACACCGGCTTTCCCGCCCATCCTCACGCCAACATGGAAATCATCACCTATGTGCGCGAGGGCGCGATCACCCATCAGGACAGCCTCGGCAACGAGGGCCGCACTGAAGCGGGCGACGTGCAGGTGATGAGCGCCGGCAGCGGCATCCGCCACTCCGAATACAATCTCGAGCCGACCGACACGCGCATCTTCCAGATCTGGATCGAGCCGACCGCACGTGGCGGCCAGCCGACCTGGGGTTCGAAGCCGTTTCCGAAAGCGAACCGCTCGGGCCAGCTCGTCACCATCGCGAGCGGGTTCGAGGCCGACAAGGACGCGCTGCCAATCCGCGCCGATGCGCGGGTGCTCGCGACCACGCTGAAGGCCGGCGAGAGCGCCGAGTACGAGCCGCAAAAGTCGCGTCACGTTTACCTGGTGCCGGCGGCAGGTTCAGTGGAAGTCAACGGCGTGCGCGTCAATGCCCGCGACGGTGTCGCGATCCGGGACGAGGACCGCGTGAAGATCACGGCGCTGGAAGACTCCGAGCTCGTGCTGGTCGACGCGGCGTAA
- a CDS encoding protein-L-isoaspartate O-methyltransferase family protein: MEDRSAKYRAFYAQLICAAAKTTDPRIEQAFRTVRREPFAGPGPWSISVGGHPYVVTPDDDPAFLYQNTLLALEPARGLNIGMPGAHAYWLSGCGVKEGETVIQIGAGSGYYTAILAELTGPSGRVHAYEIDERLAALARENLKDIPHVELEDRSGIASDLPAANVIYVCAGAAQPATQWLDALRPRGRLVFPLAPEGMLGGMLMITRPEEGAVWPAKFLSRAQFIGCAGLQDADAGRRLSETFAKGWESVQSLRRGGAADETCWFAGEGWWLSTAAALVPTVPIKPHADLTQA; encoded by the coding sequence ATGGAAGATCGTTCGGCAAAATATCGCGCATTCTATGCGCAGTTGATCTGCGCTGCGGCCAAGACGACGGATCCCCGTATCGAGCAGGCCTTTCGCACGGTCAGGCGCGAACCCTTCGCCGGACCCGGACCGTGGTCGATCTCCGTCGGTGGCCATCCCTATGTCGTGACGCCCGACGACGATCCCGCCTTCCTCTATCAGAACACGCTTCTGGCGCTGGAGCCGGCGCGCGGCCTCAATATCGGGATGCCCGGCGCGCACGCCTATTGGCTCAGCGGCTGCGGCGTGAAGGAAGGCGAGACGGTCATCCAGATCGGTGCCGGCAGCGGCTACTACACGGCCATTCTCGCCGAGCTCACGGGACCTTCGGGCCGTGTCCATGCCTATGAGATCGACGAACGCCTGGCGGCACTCGCGCGCGAAAATCTGAAGGACATCCCGCATGTCGAGCTGGAAGATCGCTCGGGCATCGCGTCCGATTTACCGGCCGCGAATGTGATCTATGTCTGTGCGGGCGCGGCACAGCCGGCCACGCAATGGCTCGATGCGCTGCGGCCCCGCGGCCGGCTGGTGTTCCCGTTGGCGCCGGAGGGCATGCTCGGTGGCATGTTGATGATCACGCGCCCGGAGGAGGGCGCGGTCTGGCCGGCGAAATTCCTGAGTCGAGCCCAATTCATCGGCTGCGCGGGACTGCAGGACGCGGATGCCGGCCGGCGATTGTCCGAGACCTTCGCCAAAGGATGGGAGAGCGTGCAGTCGCTGCGCAGAGGCGGCGCTGCGGACGAGACGTGCTGGTTTGCCGGTGAGGGCTGGTGGCTTTCGACCGCTGCGGCGCTCGTCCCGACGGTTCCAATCAAGCCCCACGCCGACCTCACGCAGGCGTGA
- a CDS encoding haloacid dehalogenase type II, which translates to MSLKAVVFDAYGTLYDVQSVADITEDAFPGYGEIITQVWRIKQLEYSWLRSLMRRYQDFAGVTRDSLAYTLRLLGLAYEGEAFERVIEKYLHLDLYPDAAAALAALKPRKLAILSNGSPDMLNALVRNSGLDRLLDATISVDAKKVFKPSPEAYMLIGEAFGTRPDEVLFVSSNPWDVAGAKSFGLNVAWIERVTPEAMALACVENELVAPLTMFKAIRTQMDELGFAPDHRVRALSELPTIA; encoded by the coding sequence TTGAGCCTCAAAGCCGTTGTCTTCGACGCATACGGAACGCTCTACGACGTCCAGTCGGTCGCTGATATCACCGAGGATGCCTTTCCAGGCTACGGCGAGATCATCACGCAGGTCTGGCGGATCAAGCAGCTCGAATATTCCTGGCTGCGCTCGCTGATGCGGCGCTACCAGGATTTTGCAGGCGTCACGCGCGACTCGCTCGCCTATACGCTGCGCCTGCTCGGCCTCGCCTATGAAGGCGAAGCGTTCGAGCGGGTGATCGAGAAATATCTGCATCTCGATCTCTATCCCGATGCAGCCGCCGCGCTTGCGGCGCTGAAGCCGCGAAAACTCGCCATCCTCTCGAATGGCAGTCCGGACATGCTGAATGCGCTCGTGCGCAATTCCGGGCTCGACCGTCTGCTCGATGCCACCATCAGCGTGGATGCGAAGAAGGTCTTCAAGCCATCTCCAGAGGCCTACATGCTGATCGGCGAGGCGTTCGGCACCAGGCCGGATGAGGTTCTGTTCGTCTCGTCCAACCCCTGGGACGTCGCGGGCGCAAAGTCGTTCGGGCTGAACGTCGCCTGGATCGAACGCGTGACGCCCGAGGCGATGGCGCTGGCTTGCGTCGAGAACGAACTCGTGGCACCGCTGACGATGTTCAAGGCGATCCGGACCCAGATGGACGAGCTTGGGTTCGCGCCGGATCATCGTGTCCGCGCGCTCTCGGAACTGCCAACGATCGCCTAA
- a CDS encoding GNAT family N-acetyltransferase: MTFLSVEQSDGLVSSTSGIAVDFVRDWRQAASRLSAGHRTAFQHGYWLGAWYEAFHDSAPLIALISDAATGKDIAVVPMISHIRRGIRIVEFADLGVSDNNAPILALDAALDAAATDAIGRALVDAVRALPDRFDLLRLKKMPAHVGGKPNPLVSLGRIGSCSLNGNLVLTGDDYEAYRASIKRMQMPRCWRVFSRHAGARLEIATDVARARELLDVMDVQQQVRMRKLGSRFVLNDDAHARFYREVARQGIAEGYGVISALVCDEAVVATTFGVRSGASYFLLRISHAGDSWSNCSPGLLVTERTMAALHAEGVRRFDLSIGNQDYKRRFGAAKVALTDVSIALSWRGAPYAWRDHAAQNLRRYPRLAAVVSRAIRKTR; this comes from the coding sequence ATGACGTTTCTCAGCGTCGAGCAATCAGATGGTCTTGTGTCCAGCACGTCGGGAATCGCTGTCGATTTCGTGCGTGACTGGCGGCAGGCCGCATCGCGCCTGAGCGCGGGGCATCGCACCGCATTCCAGCACGGTTACTGGCTCGGCGCATGGTACGAGGCGTTCCACGACTCTGCACCGCTGATCGCGTTGATCTCCGATGCCGCGACCGGCAAGGACATCGCGGTGGTGCCGATGATCAGCCACATCAGGCGCGGCATCCGCATCGTCGAATTCGCCGATCTCGGCGTCTCCGACAACAACGCGCCGATCCTGGCGCTCGATGCCGCGTTGGACGCGGCGGCGACCGATGCGATCGGCAGGGCGCTGGTCGATGCGGTGCGCGCGTTGCCCGACCGCTTCGATCTGCTGCGGCTGAAGAAGATGCCGGCCCATGTCGGCGGCAAGCCGAACCCGCTGGTGTCGCTCGGACGGATCGGATCCTGCTCGCTCAACGGCAATCTCGTGCTGACGGGCGACGACTATGAGGCCTATCGGGCCTCGATCAAGCGCATGCAGATGCCGCGCTGCTGGCGGGTCTTCAGCCGTCATGCCGGCGCGCGGCTCGAGATCGCCACGGACGTCGCGCGTGCGCGCGAGCTGCTGGACGTGATGGATGTCCAGCAGCAGGTGCGCATGCGAAAGCTCGGCTCGCGCTTCGTCCTCAACGACGACGCTCATGCCCGATTCTATCGCGAGGTCGCCCGCCAGGGTATCGCGGAAGGCTATGGCGTCATCTCGGCGCTGGTCTGCGACGAGGCCGTCGTCGCGACCACGTTCGGCGTCAGGTCTGGTGCGAGCTATTTCCTCCTGCGCATCAGCCACGCCGGCGATTCATGGTCGAACTGCTCGCCGGGGCTGCTCGTCACCGAGCGGACCATGGCGGCGCTGCATGCAGAGGGCGTGCGCCGTTTCGATCTCAGCATCGGCAACCAGGACTACAAGCGCCGCTTCGGCGCTGCGAAGGTCGCATTGACCGACGTCAGCATCGCACTGTCCTGGCGCGGCGCTCCCTATGCATGGCGCGACCATGCCGCGCAGAACCTGCGTCGCTATCCCAGGCTCGCCGCCGTCGTCAGCCGGGCGATACGCAAGACGCGGTGA
- a CDS encoding superoxide dismutase, whose translation MTYQSKPMPFDPKSIAGISEKVLVSHYENNYVGAVKRLNAIGTQLAELDFAKAPNFVINGLKREELIASNSMILHEIYFDGLGGAGKPSAALADAIARDFGSMERWRAEFSAMGKAEGGGSGWVILSYSPRDKRLVNQWAADHTTTLAGGRPVLVLDMYEHAYHMDYGAAAAKYVDIYMEAIKWDNAATLYDQYRREA comes from the coding sequence ATGACATACCAGTCCAAGCCGATGCCGTTCGATCCGAAATCCATTGCCGGCATCTCGGAGAAGGTGCTCGTCAGCCATTACGAGAACAACTATGTCGGCGCGGTGAAACGGCTCAACGCGATCGGAACGCAGCTCGCCGAGCTCGACTTCGCCAAAGCTCCGAACTTCGTCATCAACGGTCTGAAGCGCGAGGAGCTCATCGCGTCAAATTCGATGATCCTCCATGAGATCTATTTCGACGGGCTCGGCGGCGCCGGCAAGCCGAGCGCAGCGCTCGCCGACGCGATCGCGCGCGATTTCGGCAGCATGGAGCGGTGGCGTGCGGAGTTCTCCGCCATGGGCAAGGCCGAAGGCGGCGGCTCCGGCTGGGTGATTCTTTCCTACTCGCCGCGCGACAAGCGGCTCGTCAACCAGTGGGCCGCCGACCACACGACGACTCTGGCCGGCGGACGCCCCGTGCTGGTGCTCGACATGTATGAGCACGCCTATCACATGGATTATGGCGCTGCGGCTGCGAAGTATGTCGACATCTACATGGAAGCGATCAAATGGGACAACGCCGCAACACTGTACGATCAATACAGGCGGGAAGCTTAG
- the wrbA gene encoding NAD(P)H:quinone oxidoreductase, with translation MTKVLVLYYSAYGHIEAMANAVAEGAREAGATVDIKRVPELVPAEVAKASYYKVDQAAPVAKIEDLANYDAIIVGTGTRFGRMASQMANFLDQAGGLWAKGALHGKVGGAFTASATQHGGQETTLFSIITNLLHFGMVVVGMNYGFAGQMKLDEVTGGAPYGATTITGGDGSRQPSANELAGARYQGRQIAETAKKLHR, from the coding sequence TTGACCAAAGTTCTCGTCCTCTATTATTCCGCCTATGGCCATATCGAAGCGATGGCCAATGCCGTCGCCGAAGGCGCGCGCGAGGCCGGCGCCACCGTCGACATCAAGCGCGTGCCCGAGCTGGTGCCGGCCGAAGTCGCGAAGGCGTCCTATTACAAGGTCGATCAGGCCGCGCCCGTCGCCAAGATCGAGGATCTCGCCAATTACGATGCGATCATCGTCGGCACCGGCACCCGTTTCGGCCGCATGGCCTCGCAGATGGCGAACTTCCTCGACCAGGCCGGCGGGCTCTGGGCCAAGGGCGCGCTGCACGGCAAGGTCGGCGGCGCCTTCACCGCGAGCGCGACCCAGCATGGCGGCCAGGAGACGACGCTGTTCTCGATCATCACCAATTTGCTGCATTTCGGCATGGTCGTCGTCGGCATGAATTACGGCTTTGCCGGCCAGATGAAGCTCGACGAAGTCACCGGCGGCGCCCCCTACGGCGCCACCACGATCACCGGCGGCGACGGCAGCCGCCAGCCCAGCGCCAACGAGCTCGCCGGCGCGCGCTATCAGGGCCGCCAGATCGCGGAGACCGCCAAGAAACTTCACCGCTGA
- a CDS encoding YbaK/EbsC family protein — translation MSLQSVRAFFAEKAPDISVIESPISSATVPLAAEAYGVEPGRIAKTLSLRIGERVILIVAAGTSRMDNKKVKAAFGGKPKMLGLEEVAEITGHEVGGVCPFGLKSPLPIYCDVSLKAFDVVVPAAGSTHSAVRITPERMAELTAAEWVDVCEHRP, via the coding sequence ATGAGCCTGCAATCCGTTCGTGCCTTCTTTGCCGAGAAAGCCCCCGACATCTCCGTCATCGAATCCCCGATCAGTTCGGCCACGGTGCCGCTGGCCGCCGAAGCCTATGGCGTCGAGCCCGGCCGGATCGCCAAGACCCTGTCGTTGCGCATCGGGGAGCGCGTGATCCTGATCGTCGCCGCCGGCACCTCGCGCATGGACAACAAGAAGGTCAAGGCTGCGTTCGGCGGCAAGCCGAAGATGCTGGGGCTGGAGGAGGTCGCCGAGATCACCGGCCACGAGGTCGGCGGCGTCTGCCCGTTCGGGCTGAAATCGCCGCTGCCGATCTATTGCGACGTATCGCTGAAGGCGTTCGACGTCGTGGTGCCGGCCGCAGGCTCGACCCACAGCGCCGTGCGCATCACGCCCGAGCGGATGGCCGAACTGACCGCGGCCGAATGGGTCGACGTCTGCGAGCACAGGCCCTAA
- a CDS encoding tripartite tricarboxylate transporter substrate binding protein, translating into MDRRDLLRAAAALPLLRAALPDKAFAQAYPVRNITMIVPFPAGGQADLAARPVAMALERILGKPVIVDNRAGGGGGSVGNAAAARAEPDGYTLLMTLSSLAVLPEADRLFDRPVAYEVSQFMPIARVLADPTLLAVPASAPWKTAQDFVEDAKKRPGQITYGSSGPYGTLHVAMEMFANSADIKLLHVPFRGAGPALTALLSGTVQAIAAAPGTLKPQVDDGKLRVLGNCGAQRIASFPDVPTFQELGYKDVEMYIWAGLFAQSALPAPVASRLREAMAQVMTSPDVLRSFEASGSLVAYQDAPAFSQFVATDSARLIAAVKKIGRVE; encoded by the coding sequence ATGGATCGACGCGATCTCTTGCGTGCCGCTGCGGCATTGCCGCTGTTGCGGGCTGCATTGCCTGACAAGGCCTTTGCGCAAGCCTATCCGGTACGTAACATCACCATGATCGTGCCGTTTCCGGCCGGCGGACAGGCCGATCTCGCCGCGCGCCCGGTGGCGATGGCGCTGGAGCGGATCCTCGGCAAGCCCGTCATCGTCGACAACCGCGCCGGTGGCGGCGGCGGATCGGTCGGCAATGCCGCGGCGGCCCGCGCCGAGCCCGACGGCTACACGCTGCTGATGACGCTGTCCTCGCTCGCGGTGCTCCCCGAAGCCGACCGTCTGTTCGACCGACCCGTCGCCTACGAGGTCTCGCAGTTCATGCCGATCGCGCGCGTGCTGGCCGATCCCACGCTGCTCGCGGTGCCGGCCTCGGCGCCGTGGAAGACGGCGCAGGATTTCGTCGAGGATGCGAAGAAGCGGCCGGGCCAGATCACTTACGGCTCGTCCGGTCCTTACGGGACGCTGCATGTCGCGATGGAGATGTTCGCGAACAGCGCCGACATCAAATTGCTGCATGTTCCGTTCCGCGGCGCGGGCCCGGCACTGACCGCGCTGCTCAGCGGCACCGTGCAGGCGATAGCGGCCGCGCCGGGCACGCTGAAGCCGCAGGTCGACGACGGCAAGCTGCGCGTGCTCGGCAATTGCGGCGCCCAGCGCATCGCGAGCTTCCCCGACGTTCCGACCTTCCAGGAACTGGGCTACAAGGACGTCGAGATGTACATCTGGGCCGGGCTCTTTGCACAGAGTGCTCTTCCTGCACCGGTCGCGAGCCGCCTGCGCGAAGCGATGGCGCAGGTGATGACGAGCCCGGATGTGCTCAGGAGCTTCGAGGCCTCGGGCAGTCTGGTCGCCTATCAGGACGCGCCGGCATTCTCGCAATTCGTGGCGACGGACAGCGCAAGGCTGATCGCGGCGGTGAAGAAGATCGGCCGGGTGGAATAG
- a CDS encoding Lrp/AsnC family transcriptional regulator, producing the protein MDRFGSIDTKDLKILEALQANARVPLSELGRSVGLSQPAISERVKRLEEAGIIEGYGARINPRALGLGLMALVRLRTSHEHIKTCLKRFSEIPHIVEVHRVTGDDCFVLKVLVPAPEDLETIVDRIAGFGAVTTSLVLRSEPARPIGKDLIRKKTERG; encoded by the coding sequence TTGGATCGCTTCGGAAGCATTGACACCAAGGATCTGAAGATCCTGGAGGCATTGCAGGCCAATGCGCGCGTGCCGCTGTCCGAGCTCGGCCGTTCCGTCGGGCTGTCTCAGCCGGCCATCTCCGAGCGCGTGAAGCGGCTCGAGGAAGCCGGGATTATCGAAGGCTACGGCGCCCGCATCAATCCGCGCGCGCTAGGGCTCGGCCTGATGGCGCTGGTCCGCCTGCGCACCTCGCATGAGCACATCAAGACCTGCCTCAAACGGTTCAGCGAGATTCCGCACATCGTCGAAGTCCATCGCGTGACCGGCGATGATTGCTTCGTGCTCAAGGTGCTGGTTCCCGCGCCGGAAGATCTGGAGACGATCGTGGATCGTATCGCCGGCTTCGGCGCTGTGACGACCTCGCTCGTGCTGCGGAGCGAGCCGGCGCGACCGATCGGTAAAGACCTCATCAGGAAGAAGACCGAACGCGGTTGA